A single genomic interval of Zingiber officinale cultivar Zhangliang chromosome 4A, Zo_v1.1, whole genome shotgun sequence harbors:
- the LOC121970731 gene encoding cysteine-rich repeat secretory protein 38-like has protein sequence MWYDDCLLRYSNQTIFNVVDSEGRTFCSGDSVSSDTANITITGAGAVVEAAVGNASLFASGTYTSRNANTSYVTAQCTRDLSRHNCQRCLGDGMNRIMTDNCTQRRGWQFLSGSCMIRYEAYPFFTQTAPTTTIPRGGPGGGGGGNSSPGGGGRRSSNVKVIAIFLPIVAVLFLGS, from the exons ATGTGGTACGACGACTGCCTCCTGCGGTACTCGAACCAGACCATTTTCAACGTGGTGGACAGCGAAGGGAGAACCTTTTGCAGCGGGGATAGCGTCTCGTCGGACACCGCCAATATAACTATTACCGGAGCTGGGGCGGTCGTCGAAGCGGCGGTCGGCAATGCGTCGTTGTTCGCTTCCGGCACTTATACGTCACGTAACGCGAATACGAGCTACGTGACGGCGCAGTGCACGAGAGATCTCAGCAGGCACAATTGCCAGAGATGCTTGGGGGACGGGATGAACAGGATCATGACGGATAATTGCACTCAGCGAAGAGGGTGGCAGTTCTTGTCCGGGAGCTGCATGATTAGATACGAGGCGTATCCTTTCTTTACCCAGACGGCTCCGACGACCACAATCCCTCGTGGCGGgcctggcggcggcggcggtggaaATTCTTCGCCAG GAGGAGGAGGCAGGAGATCATCAAATGTTAAAGTCATTGCAATTTTTCTTCCAATTGTGGCAGTTTTGTTCCTTGGAAGCTGA
- the LOC121972674 gene encoding pentatricopeptide repeat-containing protein At1g08070, chloroplastic-like, giving the protein MTTFSLNSTLRAHLNKGRPREALAYFLESQKEGLRPDRFTIPALIKLYLQLKESPLHGQQIHGFAIRSSCVGDLVVGTGLVEMYLKYGCFDEAYRLFDEIPKRDVISFSTMICGFSQNGRDAEALHFFSRMLEEGIEPNRITIASLLSSCAHLKEVKSGRMLHGYCFTSGLLDTADVVLQTALVDMYSKCRKMACAKSVFDRMTERNLVSWNSIINGYFFDGSFEAALGLFKDMVSHNLYQLRLSILATVLNICGLTTDLRKGKEMHGYILKHVYDNNNLDFLVVYNSILNMYVKSGSIEYATSLFGKMPRKNVVTWTILIACYGQYGMSAKALQLLDEMKRLGVRPDGVTFVSVLSACSHGGLVNEGREIYNSMERDYCIVPEMMHFVCMVDLYGRSGLLEEAHEFINMMPVEPDKATWLTLLSSCKNHRNLELGEHAARKALELDRYNTNVYLHLSRLYADAGRWESLAKTRSVMKELGLKPETACSWVEAKGIVHRFTVGDCSLKGVCPQIYDLLESVRKAMKVSGFVSDTSCVSHKMKEDDKVIDLCSHTEKLALAFALMKGGNLLRIGKNLRVCTDCHRTFKFVSATYNKEIILKDPNRYHRFSQGFCSCCDFW; this is encoded by the coding sequence ATGACCACCTTCTCTCTAAATTCTACTCTGAGAGCGCACCTCAACAAAGGACGGCCGAGAGAGGCCTTGGCCTACTTCTTAGAATCCCAGAAGGAAGGTCTTAGGCCGGATAGATTCACCATCCCAGCCCTCATTAAGCTCTACCTCCAGTTAAAAGAATCTCCTCTCCATGGACAGCAAATCCATGGCTTTGCTATCAGGTCTTCTTGCGTTGGTGATCTTGTGGTCGGCACAGGCCTTGTGGAAATGTACCTGAAGTATGGCTGTTTCGACGAAGCCTACCGCCTGTTCGATGAAATTCCCAAGAGGGATGTGATTTCTTTTAGCACGATGATTTGTGGGTTCTCGCAGAATGGACGCGATGCTGAAGCACTGCATTTCTTTTCTAGGATGTTGGAAGAGGGAATTGAACCAAATAGGATAACTATAGCCAGTTTGCTCTCTTCATGTGCACATTTGAAGGAGGTTAAGTCAGGAAGAATGCTCCATGGGTATTGCTTTACAAGCGGTCTTCTTGACACTGCTGATGTGGTTTTGCAGACTGCATTGGTGGATATGTATTCAAAATGCCGAAAGATGGCCTGTGCAAAGAGTGTGTTTGACAGAATGACCGAGAGAAATTTGGTCTCGTGGAATTCGATCATCAATGGCTACTTTTTCGATGGGTCATTTGAGGCTGCACTGGGACTATTCAAGGATATGGTTTCGCACAATTTGTATCAGTTGAGATTGTCCATACTTGCGACGGTGCTTAATATATGTGGTTTGACGACTGATCTTCGTAAAGGTAAAGAAATGCATGGGTATATACTTAAACATGTCTATGATAACAATAATCTGGACTTCTTGGTTGTGTACAATTCTATTCTTAACATGTACGTGAAGTCAGGGAGCATCGAATATGCAACTTCTCTGTTTGGCAAAATGCCCAGAAAGAATGTGGTTACTTGGACTATATTGATTGCATGTTATGGCCAATATGGAATGAGTGCAAAAGCTTTGCAGTTGCTGGATGAGATGAAAAGATTAGGAGTCAGGCCTGATGGTGTCACTTTTGTTTCTGTTTTGTCAGCCTGTAGCCATGGCGGGCTAGTCAATGAAGGTCGAGAGATATACAATTCTATGGAAAGAGACTACTGCATTGTACCAGAGATGATGCACTTTGTATGCATGGTGGACCTGTATGGTCGTTCAGGGCTTCTTGAGGAAGCACACGAGTTTATAAACATGATGCCTGTCGAACCTGACAAAGCTACATGGCTAACACTGCTCTCGTCGTGCAAGAATCACAGAAACCTGGAACTGGGAGAGCATGCGGCTAGGAAAGCCTTAGAGCTAGATCGATATAACACAAATGTTTACCTGCACTTATCGCGTCTGTATGCTGATGCAGGAAGGTGGGAGAGTCTTGCTAAGACGAGATCCGTTATGAAAGAGTTGGGACTTAAGCCGGAAACTGCTTGTAGCTGGGTGGAGGCTAAAGGCATTGTGCACAGGTTCACTGTTGGTGATTGTAGCCTAAAGGGTGTTTGTCCACAGATTTATGATCTTTTAGAGTCAGTTAGAAAGGCCATGAAAGTATCAGGTTTTGTTTCTGACACTTCTTGTGTGAGCCATAAGATGAAGGAAGATGACAAAGTGATAGATTTATGTAGTCACACAGAAAAATTGGCTCTTGCTTTTGCATTGATGAAGGGTGGAAATCTACTTCGAATAGGTAAAAACCTTAGGGTGTGTACAGATTGCCATAGAACTTTCAAATTTGTATCAGCTACCTACAACAAAGAGATTATCCTGAAGGATCCAAATCGATATCATCGGTTTTCTCAAGGTTTCTGTTCTTGTTGCGACTTTTGGTAA
- the LOC121972675 gene encoding protein GAMETE EXPRESSED 3-like produces MPNLEKIKAGVSFCGLNLEDIDRFWNKLMIANKSFEMLLRFLLLLLAPPSTNAANSAEGRIRKSNRLGNPLMLTEDGKFLSCSGMNLICFEKNGSFAWIIPLQYKCRSDLAPIADDRGKIYLVAEDRVLRINPSNIGRPESTVEVFFGEHSGEILGISISCLYASLFVAVRNRALFAVSLRGGEQLLWSAGPLLYRFGYRQGCKKNTTDCFFNSVPVVDQCEGTIYVSNTEGQIYSLFIRSPHFRWIQDFSSIDKMINIVPGNNGHLYLIFPRKATVMSLDVSTGTVSWQSNVGLLSSETIVPVVDSNGWLSIGSLDGFLYSFSPTGQLRKYLQKNAEDSVIMSSPVLDCSGFAVYVSQTIMEEKSTRTTGNYTFVSALKPSSMVITLLAPATGTVYWSESYHGEMSSLLPKSDLHSFDMDESIFLSILSAIRIGSSLPSYSAGQRIAWTCSQPNEQSSPIDEGDGESSSLFVFLLFQLVMLLILAGAVRFCCNLWRKKKLQDHGLGRFLDKRRSLHSQRRTLSSRISELEQEAAEGAANDEAIDQLGEIVRAKKGVERKLSTSYSLGSDRTGSGRHGRSILPVYDGKGKSHSFHSTRRSESVTIFNTYSNTSSSSSSSVDSVSINEEEEEAGPSQRVNEMEWNNGEGSSHTAASGGRTLASQSFQGNWSERRMRLMRRRTLSSTN; encoded by the exons ATGCCAAATTTAGAAAAAATCAAGGCCGGAGTTTCTTTTTGCGGGCTAAATTTGGAAGATATAGATAGATTTTGGAACAAGCTGATGATTGCAAATA AATCTTTCGAGATGCTACTCCGGTTTCTCCTTTTGCTCCTCGCGCCGCCATCTACAAACGCCGCAAACTCCG CTGAAGGTCGAATTAGGAAGAGCAACAGATTGGGGAACCCATTGATGCTCACAGAAGATGGAAAGTTCCTCTCTTGCTCGGGAATGAATTTGATCTGCTTCGAAAAGAATGGCTCATTTGCTTGGATCATCCCTCTCCAGTACAAATGCAGATCAGATCTAGCACCCATCGCCGACGATAGAGGAAAG ATATATTTGGTCGCCGAAGATCGAGTTTTGAGGATAAACCCTTCCAACATCGGTCGTCCGGAGTCCACCGTCGAAGTCTTCTTCGGCGAGCACTCGGGGGAAATACTTGGAATCTCTATATCTTGCTTGTATGCGTCGTTATTTGTTGCGGTAAGAAACCGTGCCCTTTTCGCTGTTTCTCTGAGAGGAGGAGAGCAGCTTCTGTGGAGCGCTGGTCCTCTGCTTTATCGGTTCGGTTATCGTCAAGGCTGCAAGAAGAACACCACAGACTGCTTCTTCAATTCAGTGCCTGTTGTCGATCAGTGTGAAGGAACCATCTAC GTCTCAAACACTGAAGGCCAGATCTATTCCTTGTTCATTCGTAGTCCACACTTCAGATGGATCCAAGATTTTAGCTCAATAGATAAAATGATCAACATAGTTCCAGGAAACAATGGCCATCTGTATTTAATCTTCCCCAGGAAGGCTACTGTAATGTCACTCGATGTATCGACAGGAACCGTCTCTTGGCAGAGCAATGTCGGTCTCTTGAGCTCTGAAACGATCGTGCCAGTCGTCGACTCTAATG GCTGGCTGTCAATTGGCTCATTGGATGGGTTTCTGTATTCGTTTTCTCCAACCGGGCAGCTTAGGAAGTACCTCCAGAAGAATGCTGAAGATTCAGTGATCATGAGTAGTCCAGTCCTCGACTGCTCGGGGTTCGCAGTGTATGTCTCTCAGACAATCATGGAGGAGAAATCTACTCGAACAACCGGCAACTACACATTTGTGTCTGCACTTAAGCCATCAAGCATGGTTATTACTTTGTTGGCTCCTGCTACAGGAACTGTTTACTGGAGTGAGAGCTATCATG GTGAAATGTCTTCCTTGTTGCCCAAGAGTGACCTTCACAGCTTTGACATGGATGAGAGCATTTTCCTGTCGATCCTCTCTGCAATAA GGATAGGAAGCAGTCTTCCATCTTATTCTGCAG GACAAAGGATTGCTTGGACTTGCTCGCAACCGAATGAACAAAGTTCACCGATTGATGAAGGTGACGGTGAATCGAGCTCTTTATTTGTCTTCCTGTTGTTCCAGCTTGTGATGCTACTCATTTTAGCTGGAGCTGTTCGATTCTGCTGTAACTTATGGAGAAAGAAGAAGCTTCAAGATCATGGTCTCGGTCGATTCCTCGACAAGAGG CGATCGCTTCATAGCCAGAGAAGAACACTGAGTAGCAGGATCTCCGAGCTGGAGCAAGAGGCGGCTGAAGGCGCTGCAAACGACGAAGCGATCGATCAGTTGGGAGAGATTGTGAGAGCGAAGAAGGGCGTGGAGAGGAAACTGTCTACTTCTTACAGTCTGGGCAGCGACAGAACCGGTTCAGGACGCCATGGGAGATCAATCTTGCCGGTGTATGATGGAAAGGGCAAGAGCCACTCCTTCCACAGCACGAGAAGAAGCGAGAGTGTGACCATCTTTAACACTTACAGcaacacttcttcttcttcttcttcttcagtggACAGTGTTTCGAtaaacgaagaagaagaagaagcagggcCGTCGCAAAGAGTCAACGAGATGGAATGGAACAACGGAGAGGGCTCATCACACACCGCTGCATCTGGAGGAAGAACATTGGCAAGTCAATCGTTTCAGGGGAATTGGAGTGAGAGGAGAATGCGATTGATGAGGAGGAGAACACTGTCCTCCACCAACTGA
- the LOC121972676 gene encoding probable calcium-binding protein CML14 has product MVGGRGLQGEQLRQLRSIFNRFDMDGDGSLTLLELAALLRSLGLKPSGDQIHALLAGMDANGNGAVEFEELAGSIAPIMTEQALLNQQQLLAVFNDFDRDGNGFISAAELARSMARMGQPLSFSELNDMMRQADTDGDGVISFSEFTAVMAKSAVEFLGLTAAVS; this is encoded by the coding sequence ATGGTCGGCGGTCGGGGGCTGCAAGGGGAGCAACTCAGGCAACTGCGCAGCATCTTCAACCGCTTCGACATGGACGGCGACGGAAGCCTCACCCTCCTGGAGCTCGCCGCTCTGCTCCGCTCCCTGGGGCTGAAGCCCTCCGGCGACCAGATCCACGCGTTGCTCGCCGGCATGGACGCGAACGGGAACGGCGCGGTGGAGTTCGAGGAGCTCGCCGGCTCCATCGCGCCCATCATGACCGAGCAGGCGCTGCTCAACCAGCAGCAGCTCCTCGCCGTCTTCAACGACTTCGACCGCGATGGCAACGGCTTCATCTCCGCCGCCGAGCTGGCCCGGTCCATGGCCCGCATGGGACAGCCCCTCTCTTTCTCCGAGCTCAACGACATGATGCGCCAGGCCGACACCGACGGCGACGGCGTCATCAGCTTCTCCGAGTTCACCGCCGTCATGGCCAAATCCGCCGTCGAGTTCCTTGGCCTCACCGCCGCTGTCTCGTAg
- the LOC121970732 gene encoding glycosyltransferase BC10-like isoform X1, with amino-acid sequence MKKRPTPPSSSSSPQAAFSPSRLWLGLQLLFWASVFACSLALIRIAARSASPDAVVGEEPPVTVGPSKIAFLFLARSNLPLDFVWHTFFQNAEEEKFSIYVHSEPGFVFDKTTTRSPFFFGRHLRDSIKVIWGESTMVEAERLLLASALKDPSNQRFALISDSCVPLYNFSYIYDYVMSSPKSFVDSFLVKKEGRYSPKMFPTIPRDRWRKGSQWITLVRKHAKIVVDDTVVFPAFRRFCKHLTGEALGGKQKNKEAAQEEHDCITDEHYVQTLFSMTQLDDELERRTLTYTSWNQSIDVKDKRSWHPKTFEFADASPQDIIEIKSINHIYYETEYRTEWCQCNAKFVPCFLFARKFSRSAAMRILNDDLVGPFDAGSLFFPDS; translated from the exons ATGAAGAAGAGGCCGACGCCGCCGTCTTCGTCGTCGTCACCGCAGGCGGCCTTCTCCCCCAGCAGGCTCTGGCTTGGTCTGCAGCTGCTCTTTTGGGCGTCGGTGTTCGCGTGCTCGCTCGCGCTCATCCGCATCGCCGCCAGATCGGCGTCCCCGGATGCGGTCGTCGGCGAGGAGCCGCCCGTGACCGTCGGCCCCTCCAAGATCGCGTTCCTCTTCCTCGCCCGTTCCAATCTCCCGCTCGATTTCGTTTGGCACACCTTCTTCCAG AATGCGGAAGAGGAGAAATTCTCGATTTACGTTCACTCTGAGCCGGGATTTGTGTTCGATAAGACGACGACGAGGTCTCCGTTCTTTTTCGGCCGTCATCTTCGGGATAGCATAAAG GTGATTTGGGGCGAGTCCACTATGGTTGAAGCAGAGAGACTGCTGCTTGCTTCAGCCCTCAAGGATCCTTCCAATCAGCGTTTTGCCTTGATCTCTGATAG CTGTGTACCCCTTTACAACTTCAGCTATATATATGACtatgtgatgtcttctccaaaaaGTTTTGTGGATAG CTTTCTTGTCAAAAAGGAAGGGCGTTATAGTCCAAAAATGTTTCCCACAATACCAAGGGACAGATGGAGAAAAGGTTCTCAG TGGATAACCTTGGTTAGAAAGCATGCTAAGATTGTTGTGGACGATACAGTTGTTTTTCCAGCATTCAGGAGATTTTGCAAG CACCTGACTGGAGAAGCACTCGGAGGAAAACAGAAAAAT AAAGAAGCAGCACAGGAAGAACATGATTGCATAACAGATGAACACTATGTCCAAACATTATTCTCT ATGACTCAACTTGATGATGAGCTGGAGAGAAGAACATTAACATATACTTCATGGAACCAATCTATCGATGTGAAGGACAAAAGAAGTTGGCACCCTAAGACATTTGAATTTGCTGATGCTAGTCCACAAGATATTATCGAAATAAAG AGTATCAATCATATATACTATGAGACAGAGTATCGAACAGAGTGGTGCCAGTGCAATGCTAAGTTTGTTCCATGTTTCTTGTTTGCAAGGAAGTTCTCCAGGAGTGCTGCTATGCGCATTCTCAATGATGATCTCGTGGGCCCATTCGATGCTGGTTCTTTATTTTTTCCAGACTCATAA
- the LOC121970732 gene encoding glycosyltransferase BC10-like isoform X2: MKKRPTPPSSSSSPQAAFSPSRLWLGLQLLFWASVFACSLALIRIAARSASPDAVVGEEPPVTVGPSKIAFLFLARSNLPLDFVWHTFFQNAEEEKFSIYVHSEPGFVFDKTTTRSPFFFGRHLRDSIKVIWGESTMVEAERLLLASALKDPSNQRFALISDSCVPLYNFSYIYDYVMSSPKSFVDSFLVKKEGRYSPKMFPTIPRDRWRKGSQWITLVRKHAKIVVDDTVVFPAFRRFCKHLTGEALGGKQKNKEAAQEEHDCITDEHYVQTLFSMTQLDDELERRTLTYTSWNQSIDVKDKRSWHPKTFEFADASPQDIIEIKVGSLVKC; this comes from the exons ATGAAGAAGAGGCCGACGCCGCCGTCTTCGTCGTCGTCACCGCAGGCGGCCTTCTCCCCCAGCAGGCTCTGGCTTGGTCTGCAGCTGCTCTTTTGGGCGTCGGTGTTCGCGTGCTCGCTCGCGCTCATCCGCATCGCCGCCAGATCGGCGTCCCCGGATGCGGTCGTCGGCGAGGAGCCGCCCGTGACCGTCGGCCCCTCCAAGATCGCGTTCCTCTTCCTCGCCCGTTCCAATCTCCCGCTCGATTTCGTTTGGCACACCTTCTTCCAG AATGCGGAAGAGGAGAAATTCTCGATTTACGTTCACTCTGAGCCGGGATTTGTGTTCGATAAGACGACGACGAGGTCTCCGTTCTTTTTCGGCCGTCATCTTCGGGATAGCATAAAG GTGATTTGGGGCGAGTCCACTATGGTTGAAGCAGAGAGACTGCTGCTTGCTTCAGCCCTCAAGGATCCTTCCAATCAGCGTTTTGCCTTGATCTCTGATAG CTGTGTACCCCTTTACAACTTCAGCTATATATATGACtatgtgatgtcttctccaaaaaGTTTTGTGGATAG CTTTCTTGTCAAAAAGGAAGGGCGTTATAGTCCAAAAATGTTTCCCACAATACCAAGGGACAGATGGAGAAAAGGTTCTCAG TGGATAACCTTGGTTAGAAAGCATGCTAAGATTGTTGTGGACGATACAGTTGTTTTTCCAGCATTCAGGAGATTTTGCAAG CACCTGACTGGAGAAGCACTCGGAGGAAAACAGAAAAAT AAAGAAGCAGCACAGGAAGAACATGATTGCATAACAGATGAACACTATGTCCAAACATTATTCTCT ATGACTCAACTTGATGATGAGCTGGAGAGAAGAACATTAACATATACTTCATGGAACCAATCTATCGATGTGAAGGACAAAAGAAGTTGGCACCCTAAGACATTTGAATTTGCTGATGCTAGTCCACAAGATATTATCGAAATAAAG GTGGGGAGCTTAGTGAAGTGTTGA
- the LOC121970733 gene encoding uncharacterized membrane protein YuiD-like: MDEVLTAADMAASNASVGHGPPPTLSSNIPLLSAVLAFSVAQFLKPFTTLYKEKRWDSRRLLGSGGMPSSHSATVAALSVAVGLQEGIGSTSFALAVILASIVMYDASGIRLHAGRQAELLNHIVCELPPEHPISNFRPLREPLGHTPLQVCAGALLGCIVSYLLRSSV; the protein is encoded by the exons ATGGACGAGGTGTTAACCGCCGCCGACATGGCAGCATCGAACGCGTCGGTCGGGCACGGTCCCCCGCCGACGCTTTCTTCCAATATCCCCCTCCTCTCCGCGGTTCTCGCCTTCTCGGTCGCCCAATTCCTCAAACCCTTCACCACCTT GTACAAGGAGAAAAGATGGGATTCTAGGAGGTTGCTTGGTTCAGGTGGAATGCCTTCCTCACACTCAGCTACCGTGGCAGCTCTCTCTGTGGCTGTAGGTCTACAAGAAGGGATAGGCAGTACTTCATTTGCGCTTGCCGTAATTTTAGCATCCATT GTTATGTACGATGCATCAGGAATCCGATTGCATGCTGGTCGGCAAGCTGAG TTGCTGAATCATATAGTATGTGAGCTACCACCGGAGCATCCTATATCCAACTTCAGGCCTTTACGTGAACCTCTTGGACATACTCCACTCCAG GTTTGTGCCGGGGCCCTACTAGGCTGTATAGTATCCTATCTCTTGAGAAGCTCTGTTTAG